A genomic stretch from Bos javanicus breed banteng chromosome 3, ARS-OSU_banteng_1.0, whole genome shotgun sequence includes:
- the FCER1A gene encoding high affinity immunoglobulin epsilon receptor subunit alpha isoform X2, which produces MPTIPMGAPALLWIALLLFSPDGMSAAIWKSKVSLNPPWRKILKGDAVTLTCGTNGSSEDQSSLWIHNGTSFTTNNSRWHIVKARMQDSGEYQCRIKGFAISEPVYLNVISDWLIIQASAEVMMEGESLFLRCHSWKNLNVFKVIYYKDNKALKYCIPSKQLFLATISYPIVGGDSVCCGHRVAYLDPAAVHITIEDEENQETQQIYGPTA; this is translated from the exons ATGCCTACTATTCCCATGGGAGCCCCTGCCCTGCTGTGGATAGCTCTGCTGCTTTTCT CTCCAGATGGCATGTCAGCAG CCATCTGGAAATCTAAGGTGTCCTTGAATCCACCATGGAGAAAAATACTTAAAGGAGATGCTGTGACTCTTACATGTGGTACGAACGGTTCCTCTGAAGACCAGTCCTCTCTGTGGATCCACAATGGAACCAGTTTCACAACGAATAATTCAAGATGGCACATTGTGAAAGCACGCATGCAGGACAGTGGGGAATACCAATGCCGAATCAAAGGATTTGCCATCAGTGAACCTGTATACCTAAATGTCATCAGTG aCTGGTTGATCATTCAGGCCTCTGCTGAGGTGATGATGGAGGGTGAGTCCCTCTTCCTCAGGTGCCACAGTTGGAAGAATCTGAATGTCTTCAAGGTGATCTACTACAAGGATAACAAAGCTCTCAAGTACTG CATACCCTCAAAGCAACTATTTCTGGCTACAATTTCTTATCCCATTGTTGGTGGTGATTCTGTTTGCTGTGGACACAGGGTTGCTTATCTCGACCCAGCAGCAGTTCACATTACTATTGAAGATGAAGAGAACCAGGAAACGCAACAGATTTACGGACCCACAGCCTAA
- the FCER1A gene encoding high affinity immunoglobulin epsilon receptor subunit alpha isoform X1: protein MPTIPMGAPALLWIALLLFSPDGMSAAIWKSKVSLNPPWRKILKGDAVTLTCGTNGSSEDQSSLWIHNGTSFTTNNSRWHIVKARMQDSGEYQCRIKGFAISEPVYLNVISDWLIIQASAEVMMEGESLFLRCHSWKNLNVFKVIYYKDNKALKYWYENHNISITNVTEGNSGTYYCVGRIQRLPYISNKLKIIVKKPYPQSNYFWLQFLIPLLVVILFAVDTGLLISTQQQFTLLLKMKRTRKRNRFTDPQPKPDPPGN from the exons ATGCCTACTATTCCCATGGGAGCCCCTGCCCTGCTGTGGATAGCTCTGCTGCTTTTCT CTCCAGATGGCATGTCAGCAG CCATCTGGAAATCTAAGGTGTCCTTGAATCCACCATGGAGAAAAATACTTAAAGGAGATGCTGTGACTCTTACATGTGGTACGAACGGTTCCTCTGAAGACCAGTCCTCTCTGTGGATCCACAATGGAACCAGTTTCACAACGAATAATTCAAGATGGCACATTGTGAAAGCACGCATGCAGGACAGTGGGGAATACCAATGCCGAATCAAAGGATTTGCCATCAGTGAACCTGTATACCTAAATGTCATCAGTG aCTGGTTGATCATTCAGGCCTCTGCTGAGGTGATGATGGAGGGTGAGTCCCTCTTCCTCAGGTGCCACAGTTGGAAGAATCTGAATGTCTTCAAGGTGATCTACTACAAGGATAACAAAGCTCTCAAGTACTGGTATGAGAACCACAACATCTCCATCACCAATGTCACAGAAGGGAACAGTGGCACCTATTACTGTGTAGGCAGAATTCAGAGGCTGCCCTACATCTCTAATAAACTCAAGATTATAGTAAAAAAAC CATACCCTCAAAGCAACTATTTCTGGCTACAATTTCTTATCCCATTGTTGGTGGTGATTCTGTTTGCTGTGGACACAGGGTTGCTTATCTCGACCCAGCAGCAGTTCACATTACTATTGAAGATGAAGAGAACCAGGAAACGCAACAGATTTACGGACCCACAGCCTAAACCAGATCCCCCAGGGAACTGA
- the LOC133245257 gene encoding olfactory receptor 10J3-like: MPKPNSTSVAEFLFEGFSSFGWQHRLGFFVVFLTLYLLTLSGNAVILTIIRLDHHLHTPMYFFLSMLSISETCYTVAIIPCMLSGLLSPHQTISLQDCATQLFFYLTFGINNCFLLTAMGYDRYMAICNPLRYSVIMGKEACIQLATGSLGIGLSMAIVQVTSVFGLPFCDAFVISHFFCDVRPLLKLACTDTTVNEIINVFVSICVLVVPMGLVFISYVLIISTILKIASAEGRKKAFATCASHLIVVIIHYGCASIIYLKPKSQSSLGQDRLISVTYTVITPLLNPVVYSLRNQDVKDALCRAVGRKPLSS, translated from the coding sequence ATGCCAAAGCCAAACTCCACTTCTGTGGCTGAGTTCCTTTTTGAAGGTTTCTCCAGCTTTGGGTGGCAGCACAGGCTTGGTTTCTTTGTTGTCTTTCTAACTTTGTACCTGCTGACTCTCTCTGGCAATGCCGTTATTTTGACTATTATTCGCCTGGACCATCATCTTCATActcccatgtactttttcctaaGCATGCTGTCCATCTCTGAGACCTGCTATACTGTGGCCATCATTCCCTGTATGCTTTCTGGCCTCCTGAGTCCTCATCAGACCATTTCTCTCCAAGACTGTGCCACTCAGCTCTTTTTCTATCTAACCTTTGGTATCAATAACTGCTTCTTGCTCACAGCCATGGGATATGATCGCTACATGGCCATCTGCAACCCTCTACGGTATTCGGTCATCATGGGTAAAGAGGCCTGTATCCAGTTGGCAACTGGGTCCCTGGGAATTGGCCTGAGTATGGCCATTGTCCAGGTAACGTCTGTGTTTGGCCTGCCCTTCTGTGATGCCTTTGTCATCTCTCACTTCTTTTGTGACGTGAGACCCCTGCTGAAGCTGGCCTGCACAGATACCACTGTCAATGAGATCATCAACGTTTTTGTCAGTATTTGTGTCCTTGTTGTACCCATGGGACTGGTCTTCATCTCTTATGTCCTCATCATCTCCACCATCCTCAAGATTGCTTCAGCTGAGGGTCGGAAGAAGGCCTTTGCCACCTGCGCCTCCCACCTCATCGTGGTCATCATCCACTATGGCTGTGCCTCTATCATTTACCTGAAGCCTAAGTCCCAGAGTTCCCTGGGGCAGGACAGACTCATCTCAGTGACCTACACAGTGATCACCCCTCTGCTAAACCCTGTCGTGTACAGTCTGAGGAACCAGGATGTCAAAGATGCTTTGTGCAGAGCCGTGGGGCGAAAGCCCCTCTCCTCTTAG